The following proteins come from a genomic window of Haloplanus salinus:
- the tnpA gene encoding IS200/IS605 family transposase — translation MFDPAQYRKSVLEGEVRDRLEELIQEKADELGVEVLELAIRPDHVHLFITGDPTLAPNKILQQVKGYSSRHLRDEFDFGLPSLWTRSYFVSSAGDVSSEVIEEYIDARAGE, via the coding sequence ATCTTCGATCCCGCTCAGTACCGCAAATCGGTGCTTGAGGGCGAGGTACGCGACCGTCTCGAAGAACTCATCCAGGAGAAAGCCGACGAACTTGGGGTAGAGGTACTGGAGTTGGCGATTCGCCCCGACCACGTACACTTGTTCATCACGGGCGACCCGACGCTCGCCCCGAACAAGATACTGCAACAGGTCAAGGGCTACTCCTCGCGCCACCTCCGCGACGAGTTCGACTTCGGCTTGCCGTCGCTGTGGACGCGCTCGTACTTCGTCTCAAGTGCGGGCGACGTATCCAGCGAAGTCATCGAGGAGTACATCGACGCCCGAGCAGGTGAGTAG
- a CDS encoding DUF7344 domain-containing protein, whose protein sequence is MSNSEQRMSTETALELLTKQQRRRILRRVADTPDGATVDQLTQHLRGTDSRHPDGNGSVEHRGIELHHVHLPKLQDANVIEYDTSQGTVHRGREFQNVLALLEAIDDQQEETWSATS, encoded by the coding sequence ATGAGCAACTCAGAACAGCGGATGTCGACCGAGACAGCACTAGAGCTGCTGACCAAACAGCAGCGACGACGGATTCTCCGCCGGGTGGCTGACACACCCGACGGAGCGACTGTCGACCAACTCACGCAGCACCTGCGGGGGACGGATTCACGGCACCCCGACGGCAACGGTTCCGTAGAACATCGAGGTATCGAGCTTCATCACGTTCACCTGCCGAAGTTGCAGGATGCGAACGTGATCGAGTACGACACCAGCCAGGGAACCGTGCATCGGGGCCGCGAGTTTCAAAACGTTCTCGCTCTGCTTGAGGCCATCGACGATCAGCAAGAGGAGACATGGTCGGCTACCTCCTGA
- a CDS encoding ribonucleoside-diphosphate reductase subunit alpha, translating to MAQADPALDDVKRQHEEPFYWLNEDSRAFLDEGYLLEGVTAEERVREIGERAEEILDDDGFADKFYDYMSRGFYSLASPVWSNFGLDRGLPISCFGSYIEDNMESILYTQAEVGEMTKLGGGTSGYFGEIRPRGSPITNNGKSNGSYSFTELFDTIINVVSQGETRRGQFAGYIDVEHDDLEEWLNIKTEGDPVQDIYYGVIIGDDWFQAMVDGDEEKRETWAEIIETRINIGVPYIIFRDNMNEGKPQVYKDKGYEINASNLCTEIALPATPDESFVCCLSSMNALHYDEWRDTDAVETLTRFLDAVMEEFIQEAEGTQFMERPVRFAKRHRAVGIGVLGWHSYLQSEMIPFDSMEAMEKNEEIFRTIRERSYEESRRLADEFGEPEVLEGYGRRNTTTMSVAPTKSSSVILGQVSPSIEPLKSNYFVRDGAKLKSTQKNRFLEAILKERGRDEREVWDSIAQRDGSVQHLDCLTDEEKEVFKTFAEIPQMAIINQAAQRQQYIDQAQSLNISIDPSEVSVKEINQLYISAWEKGVKSLYYQNSVNAAQKFSRDILECKACES from the coding sequence ATGGCACAAGCAGATCCAGCACTCGACGATGTGAAACGGCAGCACGAGGAACCGTTCTACTGGCTGAACGAGGATAGCAGGGCGTTCCTCGACGAGGGGTACCTGCTGGAGGGCGTCACGGCCGAGGAGCGCGTCAGGGAGATCGGGGAGCGGGCCGAAGAGATCTTAGACGACGACGGCTTCGCGGACAAGTTCTACGACTATATGAGTCGGGGGTTCTACAGCCTCGCGAGTCCCGTGTGGTCGAACTTCGGTCTTGACCGAGGCCTCCCGATCAGCTGCTTCGGGAGCTACATCGAGGACAACATGGAGAGCATCCTCTACACGCAGGCCGAAGTGGGCGAGATGACCAAGCTGGGCGGCGGCACCAGCGGGTACTTCGGCGAGATCCGGCCCCGAGGCAGCCCGATCACGAACAACGGCAAGAGCAACGGGAGTTACAGCTTCACCGAGCTGTTCGACACGATCATCAACGTCGTCAGCCAGGGGGAGACGCGGCGAGGCCAGTTCGCGGGGTACATTGACGTTGAGCACGACGACTTGGAGGAGTGGCTCAACATCAAGACCGAGGGAGACCCCGTCCAGGACATCTACTACGGCGTCATCATCGGTGACGACTGGTTCCAGGCGATGGTCGACGGCGACGAAGAGAAGCGAGAGACGTGGGCGGAGATCATCGAGACACGGATCAACATCGGTGTCCCGTACATCATCTTCCGGGACAACATGAACGAGGGGAAGCCACAGGTCTACAAGGACAAGGGCTACGAAATCAACGCCTCGAACCTGTGTACCGAGATTGCACTGCCGGCCACGCCCGACGAGAGTTTCGTCTGTTGTCTCTCGTCGATGAACGCGCTCCACTACGACGAGTGGAGAGACACCGACGCAGTGGAGACGCTGACGCGGTTCCTCGATGCCGTTATGGAGGAGTTCATCCAAGAGGCGGAGGGGACGCAGTTCATGGAGCGCCCGGTGCGGTTCGCGAAACGGCACAGAGCGGTCGGGATTGGCGTCCTCGGCTGGCACAGCTACCTCCAGAGCGAGATGATTCCGTTCGACAGCATGGAGGCGATGGAGAAAAACGAGGAGATATTCCGCACAATCAGGGAGCGGAGCTACGAGGAGAGTCGCCGGCTTGCCGACGAGTTCGGCGAACCGGAGGTGCTCGAGGGCTACGGTCGCCGGAACACGACGACGATGAGCGTGGCCCCGACGAAGTCCAGCAGTGTCATCCTGGGCCAGGTCAGTCCGAGCATCGAACCGCTGAAGTCGAACTACTTCGTCCGCGACGGCGCGAAACTGAAGTCGACGCAGAAAAATCGGTTCCTCGAGGCGATCCTGAAGGAGCGAGGCAGAGACGAACGCGAGGTCTGGGACAGCATCGCACAGCGAGACGGGAGCGTGCAGCATCTCGACTGCCTGACGGACGAGGAGAAGGAGGTCTTCAAGACCTTCGCCGAAATCCCACAGATGGCGATCATCAACCAAGCAGCGCAGCGACAGCAGTATATCGACCAAGCACAGAGCCTGAACATCTCGATCGATCCGAGTGAGGTGAGCGTCAAGGAGATCAACCAGCTCTACATCTCGGCCTGGGAGAAGGGGGTGAAGAGTCTCTACTACCAGAACAGCGTGAACGCTGCGCAGAAATTCAGCCGGGACATTCTCGAATGCAAGGCTTGTGAGAGCTGA
- a CDS encoding ribonucleotide-diphosphate reductase subunit beta, translating into MTENKTTGGDAETDIFSKRTHLKPYEYTDFLDYKDAIRNSYWVHTEFNFSGDVQDFKINTTPAEKTVIKRTMLAIAQIEVQVKTFWADIYNEMPKAEVGNVGMTFAESEVRHMDAYSHLLDILGITEDFEEVTDVPAIEERVEYLDEYLKKRESDDKQEYVMSILLFSTFVEHVSLFSQFLIMMSFDKHEKKFKGIANAVEATSKEEQIHGLFGVELVETIREENPDLFGEEFDEEIQEACRQAFEAEMKILDWIFEEGDLEFLPREHVDAFLRDRFNRSLENVGVEPIFEPDEGLLEETRWFDEDILMTKDNDFFSKRSTTYNKHAQSVTAEDMF; encoded by the coding sequence ATGACTGAAAACAAGACCACAGGTGGAGATGCGGAGACTGACATCTTCTCCAAGCGAACGCATCTAAAGCCGTATGAGTACACCGATTTCCTCGACTACAAGGACGCGATACGGAACAGCTACTGGGTCCATACGGAATTCAACTTTTCAGGAGACGTTCAAGACTTCAAGATCAACACGACTCCTGCCGAGAAGACAGTCATCAAGCGGACGATGCTGGCCATCGCACAGATCGAGGTCCAAGTCAAGACGTTCTGGGCAGATATCTATAACGAGATGCCCAAAGCCGAGGTCGGGAACGTCGGCATGACCTTCGCGGAGAGCGAGGTCAGACACATGGACGCGTACAGCCACCTCCTCGACATCTTGGGGATCACGGAGGACTTCGAGGAGGTGACCGATGTGCCGGCAATCGAGGAGCGGGTCGAGTACCTCGACGAGTACCTAAAGAAGCGTGAGAGTGACGACAAACAGGAGTACGTGATGAGTATCCTGCTGTTCTCCACGTTTGTCGAGCACGTCTCGCTGTTCTCGCAGTTCCTCATTATGATGAGCTTCGATAAACACGAAAAGAAGTTCAAGGGGATCGCGAATGCCGTCGAGGCGACCAGCAAGGAAGAGCAGATTCACGGCCTGTTCGGTGTCGAACTGGTGGAGACGATTCGGGAAGAGAATCCAGATCTCTTCGGCGAGGAGTTCGACGAAGAGATCCAGGAGGCCTGTCGGCAGGCGTTCGAGGCCGAAATGAAGATACTGGACTGGATATTCGAGGAGGGCGATTTAGAGTTCCTTCCTCGGGAGCACGTCGACGCGTTCCTGCGGGACCGGTTCAACCGGAGTCTCGAAAACGTCGGTGTCGAGCCGATATTCGAGCCGGACGAGGGCCTGCTCGAGGAGACGCGGTGGTTCGACGAGGATATTCTGATGACGAAGGATAACGACTTCTTCAGCAAGCGGTCGACCACGTACAACAAGCACGCCCAGAGCGTGACCGCGGAGGACATGTTCTAA
- the nrdR gene encoding transcriptional regulator NrdR gives MNCPDCGNERTRVVDTGTSADGTSVRRRRECQRCSFRFTTYERPEWESLQVKKRDGTIESFDRQKLRAGIERAVEKRNVTETTVTALVDGIESELQDREARIVASSLIGELVSENLRTLDKVAYIRFVSVYKAFSEPQEFLRELDAVLDAELDDFEASHSSQ, from the coding sequence ATGAACTGCCCGGACTGCGGGAACGAGCGAACGCGCGTCGTCGATACGGGGACCAGTGCCGACGGAACCTCCGTCCGACGGCGCCGCGAGTGTCAACGCTGTTCGTTCCGCTTTACCACCTACGAACGTCCGGAGTGGGAGTCCCTCCAGGTGAAAAAACGCGACGGGACCATCGAATCGTTCGACCGACAGAAACTCCGCGCAGGGATCGAGCGAGCTGTTGAGAAGCGAAATGTAACCGAGACAACAGTAACTGCTCTCGTCGACGGTATCGAGAGCGAACTGCAGGATCGAGAGGCACGTATCGTCGCTTCAAGTCTCATCGGCGAACTCGTCTCCGAGAACCTCCGCACGCTCGATAAGGTAGCCTACATTCGATTTGTGTCGGTCTACAAAGCATTCTCTGAGCCGCAGGAATTCCTGAGAGAACTCGATGCAGTCCTGGATGCGGAGCTTGATGACTTCGAAGCCTCCCACAGCTCACAATGA